One part of the Bdellovibrio sp. KM01 genome encodes these proteins:
- a CDS encoding cell wall metabolism sensor histidine kinase WalK, translated as MKSFIRFPSRLFWKLFFFQVVVFNILAFVIAASLDSQHRMADFVYTDFLLNFFMFSLLVSLIIAFRFVRPIHKVILKALRISNKRAYGEIFSASDAEDLLDDDADDLSELEVALDKIHKKMKRRKANFLQAQEESQAFMSSVSEGLVSVSLDEKILYFNSQFAAQFLKGPQLSTENLRLKDAIRSSDVLEGFATTIKTGKGTRFTVKLPTLIDNQPRFFSVSVNPIRNEKTREVYGIVGIFHDITELKRAEQIRIEFVGNASHELRTPLTSIKGYVDTLKEDINNGQTEQAGKFINIVSRNIDRLMDLVNDLLSLTSMESSNSELKLELIHPLQISEHVVSEMAVLAAEKSIAIRVVGEVPPFKADSRKVEQVLRNLVSNAVKFIPNNKTVQIRWERDIKEYIILRVIDDGPGIPSEHLDRLFERFYRIDKGRTRDAGGTGLGLAIVKHIMQSHGGTVAVKSELDRGTEFICAFPIK; from the coding sequence ATGAAGAGTTTCATCCGTTTTCCGTCACGTCTTTTCTGGAAGTTATTCTTCTTTCAAGTAGTTGTTTTTAACATCTTGGCCTTTGTTATTGCGGCTTCTTTGGATTCGCAACATCGTATGGCTGATTTCGTGTACACGGACTTCCTGCTGAACTTTTTCATGTTCAGTCTTTTAGTGTCTTTGATCATCGCTTTCCGTTTTGTTCGTCCAATTCATAAAGTCATCCTAAAAGCTTTGCGTATTTCCAATAAGCGCGCCTATGGAGAGATCTTTTCGGCGTCGGATGCCGAGGATCTTTTGGATGATGATGCTGATGACCTGTCAGAGCTTGAAGTCGCTTTGGATAAAATCCACAAAAAGATGAAGCGTCGTAAGGCGAACTTCCTGCAAGCGCAGGAGGAATCCCAGGCTTTCATGAGTTCTGTGTCGGAAGGCTTGGTCAGTGTCAGCCTTGACGAAAAAATCCTTTACTTCAATTCTCAGTTTGCAGCGCAGTTTTTGAAAGGCCCACAGCTTTCCACTGAAAATCTGCGTCTGAAGGATGCGATTCGCTCTTCGGATGTTCTGGAAGGTTTTGCAACCACGATCAAAACAGGTAAGGGCACGCGCTTCACCGTGAAATTGCCAACCCTGATCGACAACCAGCCGCGCTTTTTCTCGGTATCGGTCAATCCGATTCGCAATGAAAAGACCCGTGAAGTTTACGGTATCGTGGGTATCTTCCATGATATCACTGAGCTGAAACGGGCCGAGCAAATCCGTATCGAATTTGTAGGTAATGCTTCCCACGAATTGCGCACGCCCCTGACTTCGATCAAAGGTTATGTTGATACTTTGAAAGAAGACATCAACAACGGCCAAACGGAGCAAGCGGGTAAGTTCATCAATATCGTTTCTCGCAATATTGATCGCTTGATGGACTTGGTGAATGACTTGTTGTCGTTGACGTCCATGGAATCTTCGAATTCAGAATTAAAATTGGAATTGATTCATCCTCTGCAAATTTCAGAACACGTGGTTTCTGAAATGGCCGTCCTGGCTGCCGAGAAAAGCATCGCTATCCGTGTGGTGGGCGAAGTTCCTCCGTTCAAAGCGGATTCGCGTAAAGTTGAACAGGTTCTTCGCAACTTGGTTTCAAACGCGGTGAAGTTCATCCCGAACAATAAAACTGTGCAGATCCGTTGGGAACGCGACATCAAAGAATACATCATCCTGCGCGTGATCGACGACGGTCCTGGTATCCCATCTGAACATTTGGATCGCTTATTTGAACGCTTCTATCGCATCGATAAAGGTCGTACAAGAGACGCCGGGGGCACAGGTTTGGGCTTAGCCATTGTTAAACACATCATGCAAAGCCACGGCGGCACTGTGGCTGTAAAATCCGAATTAGACCGCGGCACAGAGTTCATCTGCGCCTTCCCCATCAAATAG
- a CDS encoding response regulator transcription factor, translating to MAENSIQVMVVEDEQEIRELMALHLLRQGYRVTECASAEEALAEMNAKNYQLFVLDWMLPGLHGVDILDRIKAKNQNASVLMVTAKTEPQDIVMGLERGADDYLTKPFNPSVLIARAKALLRRASPKAEEVIKDDSEISIHGLKMNFKTYEISYKNEPLHLTPSEFKLLGTLVQNHGVVLTREKLIENIQGEGISVVGRTIDTHVFGLRKKLGEWGDRIETIRGVGYRVKMEQA from the coding sequence TTGGCTGAAAATTCAATTCAAGTGATGGTGGTTGAGGACGAACAAGAGATCCGCGAACTGATGGCTTTGCATTTGCTACGTCAAGGTTACCGCGTGACTGAATGTGCCTCTGCCGAAGAAGCCCTCGCTGAAATGAATGCCAAAAACTACCAATTGTTCGTGTTGGACTGGATGCTTCCAGGTCTTCACGGTGTCGATATTCTGGATCGTATCAAAGCAAAAAATCAAAACGCGTCCGTATTGATGGTGACGGCAAAGACGGAACCTCAGGATATCGTTATGGGTCTTGAGCGCGGCGCTGATGACTATTTGACGAAACCCTTTAATCCTTCCGTTTTGATCGCACGCGCAAAAGCTTTGCTTCGTCGTGCAAGTCCGAAGGCTGAAGAAGTCATCAAAGATGACAGCGAAATCAGTATCCACGGTTTGAAAATGAATTTCAAAACCTACGAGATCTCTTATAAAAATGAACCTCTGCATTTGACTCCCTCAGAATTCAAACTTTTAGGCACGCTGGTGCAAAACCACGGTGTGGTTTTGACTCGTGAAAAACTGATTGAAAACATTCAGGGCGAGGGCATTAGTGTCGTCGGTCGTACGATTGACACTCACGTCTTCGGTCTTCGTAAAAAACTGGGCGAGTGGGGCGATCGCATTGAAACCATCCGTGGCGTGGGCTACCGGGTGAAAATGGAACAGGCATGA
- the phoU gene encoding phosphate signaling complex protein PhoU yields MERAIDTQLEDLKKMILVMGGHVEKALSQVTAALLSRDVNAFQEVHEIEKRINEDHIRVDNHCMHILAKQGPVAKDLRLIISVLKINNDLERMGDQTVNISYSGKDYLGRKPIQAQTGDIQKMSEIAGRMVKGSLDCFVRGDAVEAKNILLMDDEIDTLKNKVFNDAIKHMKSNPDDVEASMDFILIARNLERLGDHATNIAEDVIFAFTGKDVRHGGKFG; encoded by the coding sequence ATGGAACGTGCCATCGACACTCAACTTGAAGACCTTAAGAAAATGATTCTGGTAATGGGTGGTCATGTTGAAAAAGCCCTCTCTCAAGTCACTGCCGCTTTGCTTTCCCGTGATGTAAATGCTTTTCAAGAAGTTCATGAAATCGAAAAGCGCATCAACGAAGATCACATTCGCGTCGATAACCACTGCATGCACATCCTGGCCAAACAAGGCCCCGTGGCGAAAGATCTTCGTTTGATTATCTCCGTATTGAAAATCAACAACGACCTTGAGCGCATGGGTGATCAAACTGTGAATATTTCTTATTCCGGTAAAGATTATTTGGGTCGTAAACCGATCCAGGCACAAACTGGCGATATTCAGAAAATGTCTGAAATCGCAGGCCGCATGGTTAAAGGTTCTTTGGATTGTTTTGTACGTGGTGACGCTGTTGAAGCAAAAAATATTTTGTTGATGGATGATGAGATCGATACGTTGAAAAATAAAGTTTTCAACGACGCCATCAAGCATATGAAAAGCAATCCAGACGATGTTGAAGCAAGTATGGATTTTATTTTGATCGCACGTAATTTGGAGCGCCTGGGTGACCATGCGACTAATATTGCCGAAGACGTGATCTTCGCATTTACCGGTAAAGATGTTCGACATGGGGGCAAGTTTGGCTGA